From a single Oceanobacillus kimchii X50 genomic region:
- a CDS encoding ornithine--oxo-acid transaminase, which translates to MTITSTNIIEETNYYGAHNYHPLPIVVSEANGVWVKDPEGNTYMDMLSAYSAVNQGHRHPKIIEALKNQADRVTLTSRAFHNELLGPWTKRIAKLTKKDKVLPMNTGVEAVETAIKAARRWAYQVKGVTENQAEIIAANGNFHGRTLNAISLSNDPDATKNYGPFVPGINKVNYGDINAIEKAITKNTAAIILEPIQGEAGIILPPEGYLEQVRKLCTEKNVLFIADEVQTGFARTGKMFACEWEGVEPDIYVMGKALGGGVLPVSAIAANKAIMDVFTPGSHGSTFGGNPLACAVSMAAIDVIEEENLVTKSLESGKYFADKLRAINFEGIKEVRARGLFIGMEFDQPVRAICENLKDKGILCKETHVNTIRFAPPLVITKKEIDWALQRIEEVVTN; encoded by the coding sequence ATGACAATTACATCTACAAATATTATTGAAGAGACTAATTATTATGGTGCTCATAATTATCACCCACTTCCAATAGTTGTTTCTGAAGCAAATGGCGTATGGGTAAAAGACCCTGAAGGAAATACGTACATGGATATGTTAAGTGCATATTCAGCAGTAAATCAAGGACACCGTCATCCGAAGATTATTGAAGCACTTAAAAATCAAGCAGATAGAGTAACATTGACTTCCCGTGCTTTTCATAATGAATTACTAGGTCCTTGGACAAAACGTATTGCGAAATTAACGAAGAAAGATAAAGTTCTGCCAATGAATACAGGTGTGGAGGCTGTTGAAACCGCGATAAAAGCAGCACGCCGTTGGGCATATCAAGTGAAAGGAGTTACAGAGAACCAGGCGGAGATAATTGCTGCCAATGGTAATTTCCACGGGCGTACCTTAAATGCAATATCTTTATCAAATGATCCAGATGCTACAAAAAATTACGGTCCATTTGTACCTGGGATTAATAAAGTAAATTATGGAGATATAAATGCAATTGAAAAGGCAATTACAAAGAATACTGCAGCAATCATTCTTGAGCCTATTCAAGGAGAAGCGGGAATTATTTTACCTCCAGAAGGATATTTGGAACAAGTAAGAAAACTTTGCACAGAGAAAAATGTATTGTTTATAGCAGATGAAGTTCAAACTGGTTTTGCACGGACAGGGAAAATGTTTGCATGTGAATGGGAAGGCGTAGAACCAGATATCTATGTCATGGGGAAAGCATTAGGTGGTGGTGTTTTACCGGTATCAGCGATTGCTGCTAATAAAGCAATTATGGATGTATTTACACCTGGCTCTCATGGATCTACTTTTGGGGGGAATCCATTAGCGTGTGCTGTATCGATGGCCGCAATCGATGTCATTGAAGAAGAAAATTTAGTTACTAAGTCATTAGAATCAGGTAAATATTTTGCAGATAAGTTGCGTGCAATTAACTTTGAGGGAATTAAAGAAGTCCGTGCAAGAGGATTATTCATTGGTATGGAATTTGACCAGCCAGTACGTGCTATTTGTGAGAACTTGAAAGATAAAGGAATCCTATGTAAGGAAACACATGTAAATACGATACGATTTGCACCACCATTAGTTATTACTAAGAAAGAAATAGACTGGGCATTACAACGAATAGAAGAAGTAGTAACTAATTAA
- a CDS encoding O-acetyl-ADP-ribose deacetylase, translating to MKRNINDNTLEIVVGDITKEATNVIVNAANGSLLGGGGVDGAIHQAAGPKLVKACQEVRNHELNGEELPTGEVIITSGFQLSARFIIHTVGPIWNQTPDLQEELLANCYRNALELVKVNKLSSISFPSISTGVYGYPIHEAATIALQTIIQFLQENHIGLVKIVLFSDKDYNIYQEKFQHLVEKI from the coding sequence ATGAAACGTAATATAAATGATAATACGCTTGAAATAGTAGTTGGAGATATAACCAAGGAAGCAACGAATGTTATTGTAAATGCAGCAAACGGTAGTTTATTAGGTGGCGGGGGTGTTGATGGTGCTATCCACCAAGCCGCAGGACCTAAACTAGTAAAAGCATGTCAAGAGGTAAGAAATCATGAACTTAATGGGGAAGAACTACCTACGGGTGAAGTTATTATTACTTCAGGATTTCAATTGTCCGCTCGTTTTATCATCCATACGGTAGGACCTATTTGGAATCAGACCCCTGATTTACAAGAAGAATTATTGGCTAACTGTTATCGTAATGCTTTGGAATTAGTAAAAGTAAACAAATTATCTAGTATTTCTTTTCCTTCGATTTCAACAGGGGTGTATGGTTACCCTATTCATGAGGCGGCAACTATCGCTTTACAAACAATTATTCAATTCCTACAAGAAAATCATATAGGACTTGTGAAAATCGTACTATTTAGTGATAAGGACTATAACATTTACCAAGAAAAATTTCAGCATTTAGTGGAAAAAATCTAA
- a CDS encoding DEAD/DEAH box helicase, translating to MYSLTKQKVRELCGDVSFKYGERLWNGNRVQMVNNHNETTATVTSTEDFHVQIIWDDGEIKETKCSCPSLTSFTKDCQHIAAVLIGICDTNTKSINRTDEIMRGFLEKNDKDNQEYTHQGYFENRQELQPTFRCHILTNSKNPIMSISIDINHYEIKQLSDFLLAVQQGNSYKISNDIIYSPSNNYFNTKDEAIIRHLIQLNQEITLTNTFKNADKNKLVIPPSIWNKLESFFQASVNTELIIEQSNWILPSFSIVDYLPTLHFQIEKSANLFQITWEEFQSYICLPSYRLFVTQQAVHILTEQEVTTIDLCARLWGENEESSLFISLEQAEQLIPLLTKIGELDDLTGMIAQSKKSLTVKIFLDRIRNRLLAGVEFHYGGVMFQPFEPSPMSLYRQEEKEEEIIHFLQDKGFAHMDGGYVLQNEKLEYEFLYHHLPNLQKQATVFATTAVRNRLSKKHFQPIIRVRHKSNRTNWLEFTFQMKGFVDQEVRGVLDALEEKRPYYRLKDGSLLSLETKEIEELQSFLIDSPMSSTEILEGLEKPLNEGFTIANRLEERGILEVEDSFKQMLLQIQQPDEQAYFIPNPISSLLKEYQQEGVRWMRAVADMGFGGVLADEMGLGKTIQSIAYCLSIQKEWENMKQPILIVCPTSVCYQWKQEWMTFAPHCSTVVLDGTKAERKQKKLELRNCDVWIISYGMLRNEIDWIQNQVDRFHTIIFDEAQAFKNPATQTFRTVKKLRAKHRFALTGTPLENKMEDIWSIFHVVFPELLGNIKDFSWLTHDQVIRRIQPFMLRREKKDVMQELPTKVEHIERIPLTEKQKQLYVSYLAKLRHPSFKHLDKETIRKNRIKILAGITRLRQICCHPLLFVREYNNNSAKLERLKQLIKDASRANKRLLIFSQFTSMLQIIGKELRNKDISYYYIDGETPAEERVEICRAFNQGKKEVCLISLKAGGTGLNLVGADTVILYDVWWNPAVEEQAIDRAHRIGQQKEVTVIRLLSEGTIEEKMYELQRKKRELMNYLVSGKSTINYQLSDEDIQDLLFNETKD from the coding sequence ATGTATTCCTTAACCAAACAGAAAGTACGAGAGCTGTGTGGAGATGTTTCATTTAAATATGGTGAGCGATTATGGAATGGAAATCGCGTCCAAATGGTGAATAATCATAATGAAACAACTGCTACGGTTACAAGTACGGAAGATTTCCATGTGCAAATAATCTGGGATGATGGAGAAATAAAAGAAACGAAATGTAGTTGTCCATCGTTAACTTCTTTCACAAAAGATTGTCAACATATTGCCGCCGTGTTAATCGGTATTTGTGATACAAATACAAAGAGTATTAATCGTACGGATGAAATTATGCGTGGATTTTTAGAGAAAAACGATAAGGATAATCAAGAGTATACGCATCAAGGTTATTTTGAAAATAGACAAGAATTACAACCAACATTTCGATGTCATATATTAACAAATAGTAAAAATCCAATTATGTCAATATCTATAGACATTAATCACTATGAAATTAAACAGTTATCTGATTTTTTATTAGCAGTTCAACAAGGTAACTCGTATAAGATATCGAATGACATTATCTATTCTCCATCAAATAATTACTTTAATACTAAAGATGAAGCAATAATACGTCATTTAATACAATTAAATCAGGAGATTACTTTAACTAACACTTTTAAAAATGCTGATAAAAATAAGCTTGTCATTCCTCCATCTATTTGGAATAAACTGGAGTCTTTTTTCCAAGCTTCCGTTAATACGGAATTAATCATAGAACAATCAAATTGGATTTTACCTAGCTTTTCTATCGTTGATTATTTACCTACCTTGCATTTTCAAATTGAAAAGTCAGCTAACTTATTTCAGATTACTTGGGAGGAGTTCCAGTCATATATATGTTTACCTTCTTATCGACTTTTTGTTACACAGCAAGCTGTCCATATTTTGACAGAACAAGAAGTAACTACGATTGACTTATGTGCTCGATTATGGGGAGAAAATGAAGAAAGTAGTTTGTTCATTTCATTAGAACAAGCAGAGCAACTCATACCCCTCTTAACAAAAATAGGTGAATTAGATGATTTAACTGGCATGATTGCTCAAAGTAAAAAGTCATTAACCGTAAAGATATTTTTAGATCGAATACGTAATCGATTATTGGCAGGAGTAGAATTTCATTACGGTGGTGTCATGTTTCAACCATTTGAACCATCTCCCATGTCGTTATATCGACAAGAAGAAAAAGAAGAGGAGATTATTCATTTTTTACAAGATAAAGGATTTGCACATATGGATGGTGGCTATGTGCTTCAAAATGAAAAGTTAGAATATGAATTTCTGTATCACCATTTACCTAATTTACAGAAGCAAGCAACGGTTTTCGCTACTACTGCAGTTAGAAATAGATTAAGTAAAAAACATTTTCAACCAATAATACGAGTGCGACATAAAAGCAATCGTACAAATTGGTTAGAATTTACGTTTCAAATGAAAGGTTTTGTAGATCAAGAAGTACGTGGTGTTTTGGATGCATTAGAAGAAAAACGGCCATATTATCGATTGAAAGATGGTTCTTTACTTTCGCTTGAAACAAAGGAGATTGAAGAGTTACAATCCTTTTTAATTGATTCTCCAATGTCATCCACTGAGATATTAGAAGGTTTGGAAAAACCTTTAAATGAAGGATTTACGATCGCTAATAGGTTAGAAGAACGAGGAATACTTGAAGTGGAAGACTCGTTTAAACAGATGTTGTTGCAAATTCAACAGCCAGATGAACAAGCTTATTTCATTCCAAATCCTATTTCATCTCTTTTAAAAGAATATCAACAAGAAGGAGTCCGGTGGATGAGAGCAGTAGCAGACATGGGATTTGGTGGTGTTCTTGCAGATGAAATGGGGCTAGGAAAAACCATTCAAAGTATTGCATACTGTCTTTCCATTCAAAAAGAGTGGGAAAATATGAAACAGCCTATTCTTATTGTTTGCCCAACTTCTGTCTGTTATCAATGGAAACAAGAATGGATGACATTTGCCCCTCATTGTTCTACTGTTGTGTTGGATGGTACGAAAGCAGAAAGAAAGCAAAAGAAATTGGAGTTACGTAATTGTGATGTTTGGATAATTTCATATGGGATGTTACGTAATGAAATAGATTGGATACAAAACCAAGTAGATCGTTTTCATACAATAATTTTTGATGAGGCACAAGCGTTTAAAAATCCTGCAACGCAAACTTTTCGAACTGTAAAAAAACTTCGTGCTAAACATCGTTTTGCTTTAACAGGCACCCCTTTAGAAAATAAAATGGAAGATATTTGGTCTATTTTCCATGTTGTATTTCCAGAGCTACTAGGTAATATAAAAGATTTTAGCTGGCTTACACATGATCAAGTTATTCGTCGTATTCAACCATTTATGCTTAGACGTGAAAAGAAAGATGTCATGCAAGAACTTCCAACAAAAGTAGAACATATAGAGCGTATTCCTTTAACAGAGAAACAAAAGCAGTTATATGTATCTTACTTAGCGAAACTTCGACATCCTTCTTTTAAGCACTTAGATAAGGAAACCATACGAAAAAATCGAATAAAAATTTTAGCTGGGATTACACGATTAAGACAAATATGTTGTCATCCGTTATTATTTGTTAGAGAATATAATAACAATTCAGCAAAGTTAGAAAGACTCAAGCAATTAATTAAAGATGCTAGTCGAGCAAATAAAAGACTACTCATTTTTTCACAATTTACTAGTATGCTGCAAATAATTGGTAAAGAGTTAAGAAATAAGGATATTTCATATTATTATATTGATGGAGAGACTCCTGCAGAAGAAAGAGTGGAGATATGTCGTGCTTTCAACCAAGGTAAAAAAGAAGTTTGTCTTATCTCTTTAAAAGCTGGTGGAACTGGTTTGAATTTGGTCGGAGCTGATACGGTAATCTTATATGATGTTTGGTGGAATCCAGCTGTGGAGGAACAAGCTATAGATCGTGCACATCGAATTGGACAACAAAAAGAAGTCACTGTTATACGTCTACTTTCTGAAGGAACAATTGAAGAAAAAATGTATGAATTACAGCGTAAGAAACGGGAATTAATGAATTATTTGGTTTCTGGAAAATCTACAATTAACTATCAGCTTTCAGATGAAGATATACAGGACTTATTGTTTAACGAAACAAAAGATTAG
- a CDS encoding peptide chain release factor 3, translating into MSINNEVSKRKTFAIISHPDAGKTTMTEKLLLYGNLIRSAGTVKGKKSGKFATSDWMEIEKQRGISVTSSVMNFTYDDLHINILDTPGHEDFSEDTYRTLTAVDSVVMIIDSTKGIEAQTIKLFKVCRMRGIPIFTFMNKLDREGKEPLALLEELEEVLEIDTYPMNWPAGMGKGFLGIFDRHGDQFVQHHPGDTETYIPNNELSNHKDLIENPTFKDAQQELELVTEAGNEYSEEAVLRGELTPVFFGSALSPFGVQVFFDTFIHLAPSPTSRKTTLGPIEPDNEDFSGFIFKIQANMNPAHRDRIAFLRVCSGKFDRGMTVRLARTGKELKLAQSQQMVASSRDTVDEAYAGDIIGVYDPNAYQIGDTLLVGKNTYEYDELPQFPPELFKKVTAKNVLKSKQFRKGIEQLVQEGAIQLFRDQMTDAFILGAVGELQYQVFTYRMQHEYNAEVMLESIGERLPRWLKEEQVDRKLFDSGNLLVRDRNNQPLVLFRNEFALNWFKDKNPEIELIDLFEVNDYT; encoded by the coding sequence ATGTCGATAAATAATGAAGTATCAAAACGAAAGACGTTTGCAATTATATCCCACCCAGATGCTGGGAAAACCACCATGACAGAAAAACTTTTGCTATACGGAAATTTGATACGCTCAGCGGGTACGGTAAAAGGAAAGAAATCTGGTAAATTTGCAACGTCCGATTGGATGGAAATCGAAAAACAACGTGGGATTTCTGTTACATCTAGTGTAATGAATTTCACTTATGACGACTTGCATATCAATATTCTCGATACACCTGGTCATGAAGATTTTAGTGAAGATACGTATCGTACATTAACAGCAGTCGATAGTGTGGTTATGATTATTGACTCTACAAAAGGTATCGAAGCTCAAACCATTAAATTATTTAAAGTTTGTCGAATGAGAGGTATTCCAATCTTCACATTTATGAACAAATTGGATCGCGAAGGAAAGGAACCCCTTGCTCTTTTAGAAGAACTTGAAGAAGTCTTAGAAATTGACACCTATCCAATGAATTGGCCAGCAGGTATGGGAAAAGGTTTCTTAGGAATTTTCGATAGACATGGAGATCAGTTTGTTCAGCATCACCCTGGCGATACGGAAACGTATATTCCAAATAATGAACTATCCAACCATAAAGACCTTATAGAAAACCCGACCTTTAAAGATGCACAACAAGAATTAGAACTAGTAACGGAAGCAGGGAATGAATACTCCGAAGAAGCTGTATTACGGGGAGAATTAACACCTGTATTCTTTGGTAGTGCTTTATCTCCATTTGGAGTACAAGTATTTTTTGATACGTTCATTCATCTTGCACCAAGTCCAACATCACGAAAAACTACGTTGGGACCAATTGAGCCAGACAATGAAGATTTTTCAGGGTTTATCTTTAAAATTCAAGCAAACATGAACCCTGCCCATCGTGATCGAATTGCTTTCTTACGAGTTTGCTCTGGTAAATTTGATCGCGGTATGACTGTTCGTTTAGCACGAACGGGCAAAGAATTAAAACTTGCTCAATCCCAACAAATGGTCGCTTCCTCTAGAGATACAGTTGACGAAGCATATGCTGGAGATATTATTGGCGTATATGATCCAAATGCCTATCAAATCGGAGATACGCTTTTAGTTGGAAAAAACACGTATGAATACGATGAATTGCCACAATTTCCACCGGAATTATTTAAAAAAGTTACTGCAAAAAATGTGTTAAAATCAAAACAGTTCCGTAAAGGAATAGAGCAGTTAGTTCAAGAAGGCGCTATTCAGTTATTTCGTGATCAAATGACTGATGCTTTTATATTAGGTGCTGTAGGAGAATTGCAGTATCAAGTGTTTACTTACCGAATGCAACATGAATATAACGCAGAAGTTATGCTGGAATCTATTGGTGAACGTCTTCCCCGTTGGTTAAAAGAGGAACAAGTTGATCGAAAGTTATTTGACAGTGGAAATTTATTAGTTCGTGATCGTAACAATCAACCACTTGTTCTATTCCGAAATGAATTTGCGCTGAACTGGTTTAAGGATAAGAATCCTGAAATCGAATTAATCGACCTATTCGAAGTTAATGATTACACGTAA
- a CDS encoding YjzC family protein, translating into MGERSEFRAGEKAPNNGVYMEIGETGSNVNDPQIIELQAGESFPDNTNKDRVWVNKRKRHHPGVQG; encoded by the coding sequence ATGGGAGAAAGGTCTGAATTTCGAGCTGGTGAAAAAGCTCCAAATAATGGTGTTTATATGGAAATCGGTGAAACTGGAAGTAATGTAAATGATCCACAAATTATAGAGTTACAGGCAGGAGAGTCCTTTCCAGATAACACGAATAAAGATCGTGTGTGGGTAAATAAGCGAAAACGTCATCATCCCGGAGTACAAGGCTAA
- the helD gene encoding RNA polymerase recycling motor HelD: MSSSKNSDQVFEYQRLKRILQIIEERENVIKQQSSKIKEEVVEFRKNFWDDITINLEELDDVIETQESIKQQSNVLAQKERHYGKNYQQIKQLQRLKNQPYFGRVDFKEEADNEENQIYIGTSSLMDEEGLDFYIYDWRAPISSIYYDYAPGPVQYETDEELVKGEMTLKRQFVIRQGKMKGIFDTAVTIVDELLQESLSQSANASMKSIVATIQQEQNRIIRHQGSKILVVQGAAGSGKTAAALQRIAYLLYHHRSSLQANQVLLLSPNDIFTSYISNVLPELGEEPVNQQTFYDFLVKGIESNLIVETPFEQMEQLLIREDKQQKENTVKYFTSIQFMKDIQSYLSFLNYNGLQFRHIRFRNELLISNEEINAYFHELPKAMRLSNKIEKIQLWLLQKIKVLQEKEIAANWVQDQMELLKKEDYMKAYHEAEAEEEESSIQDEELILRKRIVRKAFAPLIQNIKLNRFVHTLRMYRELFNQWAPVDRKSEWKTYSKYVLNDLHQNKLPWEHAVAYRFFKGEIIGHDADQPTRLIVIDEAQDYTPFQFAYLQHVYPYGRMTLLGDINQSIYSYTTTDNPIQEKADSKDIERIVLTKSYRSTKPITDFTTFFAPSNEGISAFDRQGPLPTVIQLPAQSNYKNALWEIIEGKKKEGHETIAVICKSMRECEKYKELLEDDEEINLIRSNTKTYQKGVVFVPVYLAKGIEFDAVIVPDASEHNYNTENERYLLYTACTRAMHDLTLVFMDKPSPFIKEIPKEKYSFRTILERN; encoded by the coding sequence ATGAGTTCTTCCAAAAATAGTGATCAGGTTTTTGAGTATCAACGTTTAAAACGTATTCTTCAAATAATTGAAGAAAGGGAAAATGTAATTAAACAGCAATCTTCAAAAATAAAAGAGGAAGTTGTAGAATTTAGAAAAAACTTTTGGGATGATATTACCATTAATTTAGAAGAATTAGATGATGTTATTGAAACGCAAGAAAGTATTAAACAACAATCTAATGTTTTAGCACAGAAAGAGAGACATTATGGTAAGAACTATCAGCAGATAAAACAGTTGCAACGATTAAAAAATCAACCTTATTTTGGGAGAGTAGATTTCAAAGAAGAAGCCGACAATGAAGAAAATCAAATATATATTGGTACTTCGTCTTTAATGGATGAAGAGGGATTAGACTTTTACATCTATGATTGGAGAGCACCGATTTCAAGCATTTATTATGATTATGCACCTGGACCAGTTCAGTATGAAACAGATGAAGAACTAGTAAAGGGAGAAATGACTTTAAAACGACAATTTGTTATCAGGCAAGGAAAAATGAAAGGTATTTTTGATACAGCTGTAACTATAGTAGATGAATTGCTACAGGAGAGCTTGAGTCAATCAGCAAATGCTTCAATGAAGTCTATTGTTGCAACTATTCAACAAGAGCAAAACAGGATTATTCGTCATCAAGGTAGTAAAATATTAGTAGTACAAGGAGCAGCAGGAAGTGGAAAGACGGCGGCTGCTTTACAAAGAATTGCCTATTTATTATATCATCATCGTTCGAGTTTACAAGCAAATCAAGTTCTACTGCTTTCACCAAATGATATATTCACAAGTTATATTTCTAACGTTCTCCCAGAATTAGGTGAAGAGCCAGTGAATCAACAAACATTTTATGATTTTCTTGTAAAAGGTATTGAAAGTAATCTTATTGTCGAAACCCCTTTTGAACAAATGGAACAGCTATTAATAAGAGAAGATAAACAACAAAAAGAAAACACAGTAAAATACTTTACAAGCATTCAATTTATGAAAGATATACAATCGTATTTATCATTTCTAAATTATAATGGTTTACAGTTTCGACATATTCGTTTTCGAAATGAACTTCTTATCTCTAACGAAGAAATTAATGCGTATTTTCATGAGCTTCCTAAAGCGATGCGCTTATCAAATAAAATTGAAAAAATCCAGCTATGGTTATTACAAAAAATAAAAGTACTTCAAGAAAAAGAAATTGCAGCAAATTGGGTACAAGATCAAATGGAATTATTAAAAAAAGAAGATTATATGAAAGCTTATCATGAGGCAGAAGCAGAGGAAGAAGAAAGTTCTATTCAAGATGAAGAGTTAATTTTGCGTAAAAGAATAGTGCGCAAAGCATTTGCACCATTAATACAAAATATAAAACTAAATCGTTTTGTACACACATTACGAATGTATAGAGAATTATTTAACCAATGGGCACCTGTTGACAGAAAGAGTGAATGGAAAACATATTCGAAGTATGTATTAAATGATCTTCATCAGAATAAATTACCTTGGGAGCATGCAGTAGCATACCGATTTTTTAAAGGAGAAATAATTGGTCATGATGCTGATCAACCAACAAGATTGATTGTTATTGATGAAGCACAAGATTATACACCATTTCAATTTGCTTATTTGCAGCATGTATATCCATATGGAAGAATGACACTTCTAGGTGATATTAATCAATCCATCTATTCTTATACGACCACTGATAATCCAATTCAGGAAAAAGCAGATTCAAAAGATATTGAGCGGATTGTATTAACTAAAAGTTATCGATCTACTAAGCCGATTACAGATTTTACTACTTTTTTTGCACCAAGTAATGAAGGTATAAGTGCTTTTGATCGTCAGGGACCACTACCAACTGTGATTCAACTGCCCGCACAATCTAATTATAAGAATGCGCTTTGGGAAATAATTGAAGGTAAGAAAAAAGAGGGACATGAAACAATTGCTGTGATATGTAAATCAATGCGGGAATGTGAGAAATATAAAGAATTACTGGAGGATGACGAAGAAATTAATCTTATCCGTTCAAATACTAAAACATATCAAAAAGGTGTAGTTTTCGTGCCAGTATATTTGGCTAAAGGTATTGAATTTGATGCTGTCATTGTTCCAGATGCATCTGAACATAACTACAACACGGAAAATGAGAGGTATTTACTATATACAGCATGTACTCGAGCAATGCATGATTTAACACTTGTTTTTATGGATAAACCGAGTCCATTTATTAAGGAAATCCCAAAAGAAAAATACTCATTTAGAACAATATTAGAAAGAAATTAG
- the uraA gene encoding uracil permease, protein MKDREIQVDERLPLLQSLPLSLQHLFAMFGSTVLVPILFGVDPATILLMNGIGTLLYIFITKGKIPAYLGSSFAFISPVTMVITEGGGYGAALGGFFVVGLVLVIIGLIVRYAGTSWIDVIFPPAAMGAIVAVIGLELVPTAADMAGLLPQADVPRDTTAILVSLITLSATIIYWVTMRGFLKIIPILLGIITGYAVATMFGIVDFGAVGEASWIQMPTYYQIEFNWSDILIILPAALVLVPEHIGHLVVTGNIVKKDLVKEPGLDRSLFGNGFSTMISSFLGSTPNTTYGENIGVLAISKVYSTWVIGGAAIIAVLLSFCGKLAALISSIPTPVMGGISLLLFGIIAVSGLRMLVEQQIDYNKSQNLILTCVVLAIGVSGASINIGSVELKGMGLATIVAIVISLFFKLLDVLKLSNE, encoded by the coding sequence ATGAAAGATAGAGAAATACAAGTAGATGAACGTTTACCTTTATTACAGAGCTTGCCTTTAAGTTTACAGCATCTATTTGCGATGTTTGGATCTACGGTTTTAGTACCTATTTTGTTTGGTGTTGATCCTGCAACGATTTTACTAATGAATGGTATCGGAACATTATTATATATTTTTATAACAAAAGGAAAAATTCCTGCTTATTTAGGATCAAGTTTTGCATTTATATCTCCAGTAACAATGGTAATAACTGAAGGTGGAGGATATGGTGCTGCTTTAGGAGGATTCTTTGTAGTAGGTTTAGTTTTAGTCATTATTGGATTAATAGTTCGTTATGCTGGAACTAGTTGGATAGATGTTATATTTCCTCCAGCAGCAATGGGAGCAATCGTAGCTGTTATTGGATTAGAGTTGGTGCCGACAGCTGCTGATATGGCTGGTTTATTACCGCAAGCAGATGTGCCAAGAGATACTACCGCGATTTTGGTATCTTTAATAACTTTAAGTGCGACGATTATTTATTGGGTGACAATGCGTGGATTTTTGAAAATAATTCCTATCTTATTAGGAATTATAACTGGTTATGCTGTAGCTACAATGTTTGGTATTGTAGATTTCGGTGCGGTTGGAGAAGCGTCATGGATACAAATGCCAACTTACTATCAAATTGAATTTAATTGGTCAGATATATTAATCATCTTACCTGCAGCGCTTGTATTAGTACCAGAGCATATTGGTCATTTAGTAGTTACGGGTAATATTGTGAAAAAAGATTTAGTAAAAGAACCGGGTTTAGATCGTTCTTTATTTGGAAATGGATTTTCAACAATGATTTCTAGTTTTCTAGGGTCAACGCCCAATACCACCTATGGTGAAAACATCGGAGTATTAGCTATAAGTAAAGTATATTCTACGTGGGTAATTGGAGGAGCTGCAATAATTGCTGTATTACTATCGTTCTGTGGTAAATTAGCCGCACTTATTTCTTCTATACCTACACCAGTAATGGGAGGAATTTCATTACTATTATTTGGAATTATTGCTGTCAGCGGGTTACGTATGTTAGTAGAACAGCAAATTGACTATAATAAATCTCAGAATTTAATTTTAACATGTGTAGTCCTTGCTATTGGAGTAAGTGGTGCTTCCATCAATATAGGGTCGGTAGAATTAAAAGGTATGGGTCTAGCTACAATTGTAGCAATTGTTATAAGTTTATTCTTTAAATTACTCGATGTATTAAAATTATCGAATGAGTAA
- the trmB gene encoding tRNA (guanosine(46)-N7)-methyltransferase TrmB: protein MRQRNKPWADEYLQEKNHIVINDPKSNKGNWNQLFNNNNPIHVEIGSGKGQFILGMAKQHPDINFIGIELAKSIIVSAVQKIDKESLANVFMLNENAIDVREMFADDEISMIYLNFSDPWPKNRHEKRRLTYERFLNQYQDILCTNGEVILKTDNRGLFEYSVVSFSQYGMNIKELNVDLHAIEDETNVMTEYEEKFSAKGQPIYRCKAVFEK from the coding sequence ATGAGGCAAAGAAATAAGCCGTGGGCAGACGAGTATTTACAAGAAAAAAATCATATTGTTATTAATGACCCAAAGAGCAATAAGGGAAATTGGAATCAGCTTTTTAATAATAATAATCCAATTCATGTAGAAATTGGGTCGGGAAAAGGACAATTTATACTGGGAATGGCAAAGCAGCATCCAGATATTAATTTTATTGGAATAGAATTAGCAAAAAGTATTATTGTTTCTGCTGTTCAGAAGATAGATAAAGAAAGCTTAGCTAATGTATTTATGTTAAATGAAAATGCGATAGATGTGCGTGAAATGTTTGCTGATGATGAAATCTCAATGATTTACTTGAATTTTTCAGATCCATGGCCGAAAAACCGACATGAAAAGCGACGCTTAACATATGAACGCTTTTTAAATCAATATCAAGATATTTTGTGTACTAATGGAGAAGTAATATTAAAGACAGATAACCGAGGATTATTTGAGTATTCTGTAGTAAGTTTTTCACAATATGGGATGAACATAAAGGAATTGAATGTTGATTTACATGCTATAGAAGACGAAACAAATGTTATGACAGAATATGAAGAAAAATTTTCTGCAAAAGGACAACCGATTTATCGTTGTAAAGCAGTGTTTGAAAAATAA